Proteins from a single region of Chlorocebus sabaeus isolate Y175 chromosome 7, mChlSab1.0.hap1, whole genome shotgun sequence:
- the LOC103235792 gene encoding growth-regulated protein homolog gamma-like, with product MAWAAPHAASGPPRLLRVALLLLVLLVATCWRAAGAPVVTELRCQCLQTLQGIHPKNIRSVNVTFPGPHCAQTEVIAALKNGQKVCLNPTAPMVQKIIQKMLNSGNANGPREKEKAYPPQFLKESILGGIKVKEEKQLAPGGTWTVFNVFNCFL from the exons ATGGCCTGGGCCGCACCCCACGCTGCCTCCGGCCCTCCCCGGCTCCTGCGGGTGGCGCTGCTGCTGCTCGTGCTCCTGGTGGCCACCTGCTGGCGCGCGGCAG GAGCACCCGTGGTCACTGAACTGCGCTGCCAGTGCTTGCAGACCCTGCAGGGAATTCACCCCAAGAACATCCGAAGTGTGAACGTGACGTTCCCTGGACCCCACTGCGCCCAAACCGAAGTCAT AGCCGCACTCAAGAATGGGCAGAAAGTGTGTCTCAACCCCACAGCACCCATGGTTCAGAAAATCATCCAAAAGATGCTGAACAG TGGCAACGCTAATGGACctagagagaaggagaaagcatATCCACCACAATTCCTAAAGGAGTCTATTCTTGGAGGAAtcaaagtgaaagaagaaaaacaattagcTCCTGGGGGCACTTGGACTGTGTTTAATGTGTTTAACTGCTTCTTATGA